Proteins encoded within one genomic window of Eublepharis macularius isolate TG4126 chromosome 10, MPM_Emac_v1.0, whole genome shotgun sequence:
- the USP53 gene encoding inactive ubiquitin carboxyl-terminal hydrolase 53 isoform X1: MAWVKFLRKPGGNLGKVYQPGSVMSLAPTKGLLNEPGQNSCFLNSAVQVLWQLDIFRRSLRGLTGHVCQGDACIFCALKTIFSQFQHSREKALPSNNMRHALAESFKDEQRFQLGLMDDAAECFENILERIHYHIVPSSETDMCTSKSCITHQKFAMTLYEQCVCRSCGASSDPLPFTEFVRYISTTALCNEVDRMLERHERLKPEMFAELLQAANTTDDFRNCPSNCGQKIKIRRVLMNCPEIVTIGLVWDSEHSDLTEDVIRNLTTQLYLPGLFYRVTDEHAKNSELYLVGMICYSSKHYCAFAFHTKSCKWVLFDDANVKEVGTKWKDVVSKCIRCHFQPLLLFYANPDGTPVSAEDAPRQIIHWSHYKAGNGEELGSEKSVFPKSDHMKENGFGEPITQKISKKYQPESSAFSRNHIQASMISRPGKLAHNEHKEKAKDISRECAQKAAEMKNFSSSLRKDTDRGSKRESGKQRELPGEISCNFKAGSPPSGSEFRSHSNERIYNSQGRGPYRHDKIHNQIRPGMRALGTNKTDGFPDGEKMSRVKADSTAGYDTDSSQDSKDKGSISSCKSRSRGWKPMRETLNVDSIFNDTEKKEHSSKPKLNASSKSKHEKEPSSNNWPKENLNQKGLMTIYEDDTKQTGSRNSLDSEGKGNIEKGKGFTERKIHADGWQIQRTESGYESSDHISNASASLDSPVIEGTSPVDTTTMKETVPCSDQNLSARYPAYVLQSTSQQNKNFLDALKKDQVNTQFNYRTHNPQSASHLQMHCPPLKRIDVPDCSKFPPSLTLRTTLKDYTERELKNCALSEQSSQWLNQDMLDETNVRTSDSSACSYNDGNLAVSEKGQSSSLSSHLPPTKTSRSRPALAFFLQQNISKPSYTESMPPAEHKMHLYDGKADTTPEAIYQNLPPPLPPKKYALTSLHGLEHESTVDLKPTEVLCTNPSSIERHAVNVTSKATCEVDPFTDEERVRAIFQGNESSKTNFPSSLSVNDLWTVSNNPTNKGVCHTGLSDSSLDANANNVISLTTYFSVDNCMTDTYRMKYHQRPKLYFSETDVLNKETSLPSTGIPLSTSYHNTSDSNYPTTEQRHKPSTENVHCNR; encoded by the exons ATGGCGTGGGTAAAGTTCTTGAGAAAACCTGGAGGGAATCTTGGAAAAGTGTATCAACCGGGAAGTGTGATGTCTTTGGCTCCTACAAAAGGCTTGTTAAATGAACCAGGACAAAATAGTTGTTTTCTTAACAGTGCTGTACAG GTTTTGTGGCAGCTTGATATATTCCGAAGAAGCTTGAGAGGTCTCACTGGACATGTTTGTCAAGGAGATGCTTGCATATTTTGTGCTTTAAAG ACAATATTTTCACAATTCCAGCACAGTCGAGAGAAAGCATTGCCATCAAATAATATGAGACATGCCTTGGCTGAAAGCTTTAAAGATGAACAGCGTTTTCAGCTTGGGCTCATGGATGATGCAGCAGAATGTTTT GAAAATATACTTGAGAGGATTCACTATCACATTGTGCCAAGCAGTGAAACAGATATGTGCACTTCTAAATCCTGCATTACTCATCAGAAGTTTGCTATGACTCTATATGAACAG TGTGTGTGTCGCAGTTGTGGAGCATCTTCAGATCCTTTACCTTTCACAGAATTTGTTCGTTATATTTCAACAACAGCCTTGTG CAATGAAGTTGACAGGATGTTAGAAAGACATGAGCGACTTAAGCCTGAAATGTTTGCAGAATTGCTTCAGGCAGCAAATACTACTGATGACTTCAGAAACTGCCCT AGTAACTGTggccaaaaaataaaaatacgtCGTGTTCTAATGAACTGTCCTGAAATTGTCACAATTGGTTTAGTGTGGGATTCAGAACACTCTGATTTAACAGAAGATGTAATCCGGAATCTGACAACGCAACTATATCTTCCAGGG TTGTTCTATAGAGTTACTGATGAACATGCCAAAAATAGTGAGCTTTACCTTGTGGGGATGATTTGCTACTCAAGCAAACATTACTGTGCCTTTGCTTTTCATACCAAGAGTTGCAAATGGGTGCTGTTTGATGATGCTAATGTGAAAGAG GTTGGAACAAAATGGAAGGATGTGGTGTCCAAATGTATTCGGTGTCATTTTCAACCATTGCTGCTATTTTATGCAAACCCAGATGGTACACCTGTATCAGCGGAAGATGCACCCAGGCAGATAATACACTGGTCACACTACAAAGCAGGAAATGGAGAAGAACTTG GATCTGAAAAATCAGTTTTTCCTAAATCAGATCACATGAAAGAGAATGGGTTTGGAGAACCCATTACTCAGAAGATCAGCAAAAAATATCAGCCAGAAAGCTCAGCATTCAGTAGAAACCATATCCAAGCAAGTATGATCAGTAGGCCAG GCAAGTTGGCGCATAATGAACATAAGGAAAAGGCAAAGGATATTTCCAGAGAGTGTGCTCAAAAAGCAGCTGAGATGAAAAATTTCTCATCCTCACTAagaaaagacacagacagaggatCCAAAAGAGAGTCTGGGAAGCAGAGAG AGCTGCCTGgagaaatcagctgtaattttaAGGCAGGTTCACCACCTTCTGGAAGTGAATTTAGGTCACATTCTAATGAACGCATATATAATAGCCAAGGGAGAGGGCCTTACAGACATGACAAGATACACAACCAAATAAGGCCTGGCATGCGGGCACTGGGAACAAATAAAACTGATGGCTTTCCTGATGGAGAGAAAATGAGCCGTGTGAAGGCTGATAGCACTGCTGGTTATGATACAGACAGTAGCCAAGACTCCAAGGACAAAGGAAGTATCAGTAGCTGCAAAAGTCGAAGCAGAGGCTGGAAACCCATGCGTGAAACACTCAACGTAGACAGTATCTTTAATGATACTGAGAAAAAGGAGCATAGTTCAAAGCCCAAACTAAATGCAAGCAGCAAATCTAAACATGAAAAGGAGCCAAGTTCAAACAACTGGCCAAAAGAAAATCTAAATCAAAAAGGTTTAATGACAATTTATGAAGATGATACAAAACAGACAGGCAGCCGGAATTCCTTGGATTCAGAAGGCAAAGGAAATATAGAAAAAGGCAAAGGCTTTACCGAGAGAAAAATTCACGCTGATGGATGGCAGATACAAAGGACTGAGTCTGGTTATGAAAGCAGTGATCATATCAGCAATGCTTCTGCCAGTCTGGATTCACCTGTCATTGAAGGAACCAGCCCTGTAGACACCACAACTATGAAGGAAACAGTTCCTTGCAG TGACCAGAATCTATCTGCCAGATACCCTGCGTATGTCTTGCAATCTACCTCTCAGCAGAACAAAAACTTTTTGGATG CCTTGAAGAAAGACCAGGTTAATACTCAGTTTAATTACAGAACGCATAACCCCCAGTCAGCATCCCATTTGCAGATGCACTGTCCACCACTGAAAAG GATTGATGTACCTGATTGTAGTAAGTTTCCCCCCTCATTAACACTACGGACCACTTTAAAAGACTACACTGAGAGAGAGCTGAAGAACTGTGCATTGAGTGAACAAAGTTCACAGTGGCTTAATCAAGATATGCTTGATGAAACTAATGTACGTACATCTGACAGTTCAGCTTGCTCTTACAATGATGGCAACTTAGCTGTATCTGAAAAGGGTCAGAGCAGCAGTCTATCTTCCCATTTACCTCCTACAAAGACAAGTAGATCCAGACCTGCACTTGCATTTTTCTTGCAACAGAATATATCGAAACCTTCCTATACTGAATCAATGCCACCTGCTGAACATAAAATGCATTTGTATGATGGTAAGGCTGATACCACACCAGAAGCAATTTACCAAAACCTTCCTCCTCCTTTACCTCCAAAGAAATATGCTTTGACTAGTTTGCATGGATTAGAACATGAATCTACTGtagatttaaaaccaacagaagTACTGTGCACTAATCCTTCTAGCATTGAAAGGCATGCTGTAAACGTTACTTCAAAAGCTACATGTGAAGTAGATCCATTTACAGATGAAGAAAGAGTTAGAGCAATATTTCAAGGGAATGAGTCCTCCAAGACCAACTTTCCATCAAGCTTATCAGTCAATGATTTGTGGACTGTATCCAATAATCCAACAAATAAGGGCGTGTGCCACACAGGACTAAGTGATAGCTCCCTGGATGCAAATGCAAATAATGTTATATCTCTTACTACTTATTTTTCAGTTGATAATTGTATGACTGACACATACAGGATGAAATACCACCAGAGACCCAAACTGTATTTTTCAGAAACTGATGTGTTGAACAAAGAAACATCTCTACCATCAACTGGAATTCCGCTAAGTACTTCATACCATAACACTTCTGATTCAAATTATCCCACAACTGAGCAGAGACACAAACCTAGCACTGAAAATGTGCATTGCAATCGATAG
- the USP53 gene encoding inactive ubiquitin carboxyl-terminal hydrolase 53 isoform X2: MRHALAESFKDEQRFQLGLMDDAAECFENILERIHYHIVPSSETDMCTSKSCITHQKFAMTLYEQCVCRSCGASSDPLPFTEFVRYISTTALCNEVDRMLERHERLKPEMFAELLQAANTTDDFRNCPSNCGQKIKIRRVLMNCPEIVTIGLVWDSEHSDLTEDVIRNLTTQLYLPGLFYRVTDEHAKNSELYLVGMICYSSKHYCAFAFHTKSCKWVLFDDANVKEVGTKWKDVVSKCIRCHFQPLLLFYANPDGTPVSAEDAPRQIIHWSHYKAGNGEELGSEKSVFPKSDHMKENGFGEPITQKISKKYQPESSAFSRNHIQASMISRPGKLAHNEHKEKAKDISRECAQKAAEMKNFSSSLRKDTDRGSKRESGKQRELPGEISCNFKAGSPPSGSEFRSHSNERIYNSQGRGPYRHDKIHNQIRPGMRALGTNKTDGFPDGEKMSRVKADSTAGYDTDSSQDSKDKGSISSCKSRSRGWKPMRETLNVDSIFNDTEKKEHSSKPKLNASSKSKHEKEPSSNNWPKENLNQKGLMTIYEDDTKQTGSRNSLDSEGKGNIEKGKGFTERKIHADGWQIQRTESGYESSDHISNASASLDSPVIEGTSPVDTTTMKETVPCSDQNLSARYPAYVLQSTSQQNKNFLDALKKDQVNTQFNYRTHNPQSASHLQMHCPPLKRIDVPDCSKFPPSLTLRTTLKDYTERELKNCALSEQSSQWLNQDMLDETNVRTSDSSACSYNDGNLAVSEKGQSSSLSSHLPPTKTSRSRPALAFFLQQNISKPSYTESMPPAEHKMHLYDGKADTTPEAIYQNLPPPLPPKKYALTSLHGLEHESTVDLKPTEVLCTNPSSIERHAVNVTSKATCEVDPFTDEERVRAIFQGNESSKTNFPSSLSVNDLWTVSNNPTNKGVCHTGLSDSSLDANANNVISLTTYFSVDNCMTDTYRMKYHQRPKLYFSETDVLNKETSLPSTGIPLSTSYHNTSDSNYPTTEQRHKPSTENVHCNR, translated from the exons ATGAGACATGCCTTGGCTGAAAGCTTTAAAGATGAACAGCGTTTTCAGCTTGGGCTCATGGATGATGCAGCAGAATGTTTT GAAAATATACTTGAGAGGATTCACTATCACATTGTGCCAAGCAGTGAAACAGATATGTGCACTTCTAAATCCTGCATTACTCATCAGAAGTTTGCTATGACTCTATATGAACAG TGTGTGTGTCGCAGTTGTGGAGCATCTTCAGATCCTTTACCTTTCACAGAATTTGTTCGTTATATTTCAACAACAGCCTTGTG CAATGAAGTTGACAGGATGTTAGAAAGACATGAGCGACTTAAGCCTGAAATGTTTGCAGAATTGCTTCAGGCAGCAAATACTACTGATGACTTCAGAAACTGCCCT AGTAACTGTggccaaaaaataaaaatacgtCGTGTTCTAATGAACTGTCCTGAAATTGTCACAATTGGTTTAGTGTGGGATTCAGAACACTCTGATTTAACAGAAGATGTAATCCGGAATCTGACAACGCAACTATATCTTCCAGGG TTGTTCTATAGAGTTACTGATGAACATGCCAAAAATAGTGAGCTTTACCTTGTGGGGATGATTTGCTACTCAAGCAAACATTACTGTGCCTTTGCTTTTCATACCAAGAGTTGCAAATGGGTGCTGTTTGATGATGCTAATGTGAAAGAG GTTGGAACAAAATGGAAGGATGTGGTGTCCAAATGTATTCGGTGTCATTTTCAACCATTGCTGCTATTTTATGCAAACCCAGATGGTACACCTGTATCAGCGGAAGATGCACCCAGGCAGATAATACACTGGTCACACTACAAAGCAGGAAATGGAGAAGAACTTG GATCTGAAAAATCAGTTTTTCCTAAATCAGATCACATGAAAGAGAATGGGTTTGGAGAACCCATTACTCAGAAGATCAGCAAAAAATATCAGCCAGAAAGCTCAGCATTCAGTAGAAACCATATCCAAGCAAGTATGATCAGTAGGCCAG GCAAGTTGGCGCATAATGAACATAAGGAAAAGGCAAAGGATATTTCCAGAGAGTGTGCTCAAAAAGCAGCTGAGATGAAAAATTTCTCATCCTCACTAagaaaagacacagacagaggatCCAAAAGAGAGTCTGGGAAGCAGAGAG AGCTGCCTGgagaaatcagctgtaattttaAGGCAGGTTCACCACCTTCTGGAAGTGAATTTAGGTCACATTCTAATGAACGCATATATAATAGCCAAGGGAGAGGGCCTTACAGACATGACAAGATACACAACCAAATAAGGCCTGGCATGCGGGCACTGGGAACAAATAAAACTGATGGCTTTCCTGATGGAGAGAAAATGAGCCGTGTGAAGGCTGATAGCACTGCTGGTTATGATACAGACAGTAGCCAAGACTCCAAGGACAAAGGAAGTATCAGTAGCTGCAAAAGTCGAAGCAGAGGCTGGAAACCCATGCGTGAAACACTCAACGTAGACAGTATCTTTAATGATACTGAGAAAAAGGAGCATAGTTCAAAGCCCAAACTAAATGCAAGCAGCAAATCTAAACATGAAAAGGAGCCAAGTTCAAACAACTGGCCAAAAGAAAATCTAAATCAAAAAGGTTTAATGACAATTTATGAAGATGATACAAAACAGACAGGCAGCCGGAATTCCTTGGATTCAGAAGGCAAAGGAAATATAGAAAAAGGCAAAGGCTTTACCGAGAGAAAAATTCACGCTGATGGATGGCAGATACAAAGGACTGAGTCTGGTTATGAAAGCAGTGATCATATCAGCAATGCTTCTGCCAGTCTGGATTCACCTGTCATTGAAGGAACCAGCCCTGTAGACACCACAACTATGAAGGAAACAGTTCCTTGCAG TGACCAGAATCTATCTGCCAGATACCCTGCGTATGTCTTGCAATCTACCTCTCAGCAGAACAAAAACTTTTTGGATG CCTTGAAGAAAGACCAGGTTAATACTCAGTTTAATTACAGAACGCATAACCCCCAGTCAGCATCCCATTTGCAGATGCACTGTCCACCACTGAAAAG GATTGATGTACCTGATTGTAGTAAGTTTCCCCCCTCATTAACACTACGGACCACTTTAAAAGACTACACTGAGAGAGAGCTGAAGAACTGTGCATTGAGTGAACAAAGTTCACAGTGGCTTAATCAAGATATGCTTGATGAAACTAATGTACGTACATCTGACAGTTCAGCTTGCTCTTACAATGATGGCAACTTAGCTGTATCTGAAAAGGGTCAGAGCAGCAGTCTATCTTCCCATTTACCTCCTACAAAGACAAGTAGATCCAGACCTGCACTTGCATTTTTCTTGCAACAGAATATATCGAAACCTTCCTATACTGAATCAATGCCACCTGCTGAACATAAAATGCATTTGTATGATGGTAAGGCTGATACCACACCAGAAGCAATTTACCAAAACCTTCCTCCTCCTTTACCTCCAAAGAAATATGCTTTGACTAGTTTGCATGGATTAGAACATGAATCTACTGtagatttaaaaccaacagaagTACTGTGCACTAATCCTTCTAGCATTGAAAGGCATGCTGTAAACGTTACTTCAAAAGCTACATGTGAAGTAGATCCATTTACAGATGAAGAAAGAGTTAGAGCAATATTTCAAGGGAATGAGTCCTCCAAGACCAACTTTCCATCAAGCTTATCAGTCAATGATTTGTGGACTGTATCCAATAATCCAACAAATAAGGGCGTGTGCCACACAGGACTAAGTGATAGCTCCCTGGATGCAAATGCAAATAATGTTATATCTCTTACTACTTATTTTTCAGTTGATAATTGTATGACTGACACATACAGGATGAAATACCACCAGAGACCCAAACTGTATTTTTCAGAAACTGATGTGTTGAACAAAGAAACATCTCTACCATCAACTGGAATTCCGCTAAGTACTTCATACCATAACACTTCTGATTCAAATTATCCCACAACTGAGCAGAGACACAAACCTAGCACTGAAAATGTGCATTGCAATCGATAG
- the USP53 gene encoding inactive ubiquitin carboxyl-terminal hydrolase 53 isoform X3 produces the protein MAWVKFLRKPGGNLGKVYQPGSVMSLAPTKGLLNEPGQNSCFLNSAVQVLWQLDIFRRSLRGLTGHVCQGDACIFCALKTIFSQFQHSREKALPSNNMRHALAESFKDEQRFQLGLMDDAAECFENILERIHYHIVPSSETDMCTSKSCITHQKFAMTLYEQCVCRSCGASSDPLPFTEFVRYISTTALCNEVDRMLERHERLKPEMFAELLQAANTTDDFRNCPSNCGQKIKIRRVLMNCPEIVTIGLVWDSEHSDLTEDVIRNLTTQLYLPGLFYRVTDEHAKNSELYLVGMICYSSKHYCAFAFHTKSCKWVLFDDANVKEVGTKWKDVVSKCIRCHFQPLLLFYANPDGTPVSAEDAPRQIIHWSHYKAGNGEELGSEKSVFPKSDHMKENGFGEPITQKISKKYQPESSAFSRNHIQASMISRPGKLAHNEHKEKAKDISRECAQKAAEMKNFSSSLRKDTDRGSKRESGKQRELPGEISCNFKAGSPPSGSEFRSHSNERIYNSQGRGPYRHDKIHNQIRPGMRALGTNKTDGFPDGEKMSRVKADSTAGYDTDSSQDSKDKGSISSCKSRSRGWKPMRETLNVDSIFNDTEKKEHSSKPKLNASSKSKHEKEPSSNNWPKENLNQKGLMTIYEDDTKQTGSRNSLDSEGKGNIEKGKGFTERKIHADGWQIQRTESGYESSDHISNASASLDSPVIEGTSPVDTTTMKETVPCSDQNLSARYPAYVLQSTSQQNKNFLDALKKDQVNTQFNYRTHNPQSASHLQMHCPPLKRIDVPDCSKFPPSLTLRTTLKDYTERELKNCALSEQSSQWLNQDMLDETNVRTSDSSACSYNDGNLAVSEKGQSSSLSSHLPPTKTSRSRPALAFFLQQNISKPSYTESMPPAEHKMHLYDVDNCMTDTYRMKYHQRPKLYFSETDVLNKETSLPSTGIPLSTSYHNTSDSNYPTTEQRHKPSTENVHCNR, from the exons ATGGCGTGGGTAAAGTTCTTGAGAAAACCTGGAGGGAATCTTGGAAAAGTGTATCAACCGGGAAGTGTGATGTCTTTGGCTCCTACAAAAGGCTTGTTAAATGAACCAGGACAAAATAGTTGTTTTCTTAACAGTGCTGTACAG GTTTTGTGGCAGCTTGATATATTCCGAAGAAGCTTGAGAGGTCTCACTGGACATGTTTGTCAAGGAGATGCTTGCATATTTTGTGCTTTAAAG ACAATATTTTCACAATTCCAGCACAGTCGAGAGAAAGCATTGCCATCAAATAATATGAGACATGCCTTGGCTGAAAGCTTTAAAGATGAACAGCGTTTTCAGCTTGGGCTCATGGATGATGCAGCAGAATGTTTT GAAAATATACTTGAGAGGATTCACTATCACATTGTGCCAAGCAGTGAAACAGATATGTGCACTTCTAAATCCTGCATTACTCATCAGAAGTTTGCTATGACTCTATATGAACAG TGTGTGTGTCGCAGTTGTGGAGCATCTTCAGATCCTTTACCTTTCACAGAATTTGTTCGTTATATTTCAACAACAGCCTTGTG CAATGAAGTTGACAGGATGTTAGAAAGACATGAGCGACTTAAGCCTGAAATGTTTGCAGAATTGCTTCAGGCAGCAAATACTACTGATGACTTCAGAAACTGCCCT AGTAACTGTggccaaaaaataaaaatacgtCGTGTTCTAATGAACTGTCCTGAAATTGTCACAATTGGTTTAGTGTGGGATTCAGAACACTCTGATTTAACAGAAGATGTAATCCGGAATCTGACAACGCAACTATATCTTCCAGGG TTGTTCTATAGAGTTACTGATGAACATGCCAAAAATAGTGAGCTTTACCTTGTGGGGATGATTTGCTACTCAAGCAAACATTACTGTGCCTTTGCTTTTCATACCAAGAGTTGCAAATGGGTGCTGTTTGATGATGCTAATGTGAAAGAG GTTGGAACAAAATGGAAGGATGTGGTGTCCAAATGTATTCGGTGTCATTTTCAACCATTGCTGCTATTTTATGCAAACCCAGATGGTACACCTGTATCAGCGGAAGATGCACCCAGGCAGATAATACACTGGTCACACTACAAAGCAGGAAATGGAGAAGAACTTG GATCTGAAAAATCAGTTTTTCCTAAATCAGATCACATGAAAGAGAATGGGTTTGGAGAACCCATTACTCAGAAGATCAGCAAAAAATATCAGCCAGAAAGCTCAGCATTCAGTAGAAACCATATCCAAGCAAGTATGATCAGTAGGCCAG GCAAGTTGGCGCATAATGAACATAAGGAAAAGGCAAAGGATATTTCCAGAGAGTGTGCTCAAAAAGCAGCTGAGATGAAAAATTTCTCATCCTCACTAagaaaagacacagacagaggatCCAAAAGAGAGTCTGGGAAGCAGAGAG AGCTGCCTGgagaaatcagctgtaattttaAGGCAGGTTCACCACCTTCTGGAAGTGAATTTAGGTCACATTCTAATGAACGCATATATAATAGCCAAGGGAGAGGGCCTTACAGACATGACAAGATACACAACCAAATAAGGCCTGGCATGCGGGCACTGGGAACAAATAAAACTGATGGCTTTCCTGATGGAGAGAAAATGAGCCGTGTGAAGGCTGATAGCACTGCTGGTTATGATACAGACAGTAGCCAAGACTCCAAGGACAAAGGAAGTATCAGTAGCTGCAAAAGTCGAAGCAGAGGCTGGAAACCCATGCGTGAAACACTCAACGTAGACAGTATCTTTAATGATACTGAGAAAAAGGAGCATAGTTCAAAGCCCAAACTAAATGCAAGCAGCAAATCTAAACATGAAAAGGAGCCAAGTTCAAACAACTGGCCAAAAGAAAATCTAAATCAAAAAGGTTTAATGACAATTTATGAAGATGATACAAAACAGACAGGCAGCCGGAATTCCTTGGATTCAGAAGGCAAAGGAAATATAGAAAAAGGCAAAGGCTTTACCGAGAGAAAAATTCACGCTGATGGATGGCAGATACAAAGGACTGAGTCTGGTTATGAAAGCAGTGATCATATCAGCAATGCTTCTGCCAGTCTGGATTCACCTGTCATTGAAGGAACCAGCCCTGTAGACACCACAACTATGAAGGAAACAGTTCCTTGCAG TGACCAGAATCTATCTGCCAGATACCCTGCGTATGTCTTGCAATCTACCTCTCAGCAGAACAAAAACTTTTTGGATG CCTTGAAGAAAGACCAGGTTAATACTCAGTTTAATTACAGAACGCATAACCCCCAGTCAGCATCCCATTTGCAGATGCACTGTCCACCACTGAAAAG GATTGATGTACCTGATTGTAGTAAGTTTCCCCCCTCATTAACACTACGGACCACTTTAAAAGACTACACTGAGAGAGAGCTGAAGAACTGTGCATTGAGTGAACAAAGTTCACAGTGGCTTAATCAAGATATGCTTGATGAAACTAATGTACGTACATCTGACAGTTCAGCTTGCTCTTACAATGATGGCAACTTAGCTGTATCTGAAAAGGGTCAGAGCAGCAGTCTATCTTCCCATTTACCTCCTACAAAGACAAGTAGATCCAGACCTGCACTTGCATTTTTCTTGCAACAGAATATATCGAAACCTTCCTATACTGAATCAATGCCACCTGCTGAACATAAAATGCATTTGTATGATG TTGATAATTGTATGACTGACACATACAGGATGAAATACCACCAGAGACCCAAACTGTATTTTTCAGAAACTGATGTGTTGAACAAAGAAACATCTCTACCATCAACTGGAATTCCGCTAAGTACTTCATACCATAACACTTCTGATTCAAATTATCCCACAACTGAGCAGAGACACAAACCTAGCACTGAAAATGTGCATTGCAATCGATAG